Genomic window (Gadus morhua chromosome 3, gadMor3.0, whole genome shotgun sequence):
tgtctgtctgtctgtctgtctgtctgtctgtctgtctgtctgtctgtctgtctgtctgtctgtctgtctgtctgtctgtctgtctgtctgtctgtctgtctgtctgtctgtctgtctgtgtctgtctgtctggccatTTTTGCGAATACAGAACCAGGCGCAATGAACCAGAACACATATTCTCACTGAGCTTTTCTCTAATGATAGCTAGCTTTCATAGCACATTTAAGTGAACTCCATTGTCAGTCTGTTCAGAACAGTGCTTAGGAAAAGCCCCATGCAATTGATGTATTAACTGCTATGCTCATCTTTTCAGTCATGGCAATGAAATGAGAAATGCTTGCAACATACAGAAATATAACCAGTGTTCACATTAGATTATAAACATATTCAACTTACCGGACAGGGTAAAAATTCCAACGCATAGGATACTCATGTTCCACGTGATGCAATTAAACCAAATTAGGGGAAAAGGCATGATATGATcaaataaaagaagaaaaaaagctgATTATCAAGATTGCCAAAGACCGATAGAAATTGCAAGTGCACAATGGGCTGCCTTTTTCTCTATGGGATTTGATAGTTAAATAAGAAACAAGAGGATGTTTTTATCTCCTGTTAATCTTCTCGCTTTTGAATCAGCCGGAAAGTCAGCTTGAGACCCTCGCAAAAGTCCTTGGTTTGACTATATCTCTTTTGTGAACAAGCTTAATGCAAAAAGTGTGTTTGTAGAGATACAAAGACAGTGAGCCAATGAGCGACGGATAGAAAGAGAGCGCACAAGAGAGAGGACAAGGAGGGACAGAAATAGAGCTAGAGcctaagagagtgagagacagataggGCAAGAGGGCCAGCGTGAGGGACATGTTGCCCATGCATGAACCTCAACAAACTGCCTGCCGAGTTAGATAAACAAAAGTCTGCTGACAATATCACGGGGTGCAGGTCACATCCCCATAGGTCTGGAGCCAATTTTTCCATCTAGCGAGCTTTACGCTGTAGACAACAGACCCACATTATTCTCTTCCAAGGTTTCAGAGATAACTCAATAATTGTCCCACTGTTGGCTGCAGGAAAAGAATGTTCCCCTCTATCACCAACGAACATCAATTTGTCCCAATCAAGATAGAAAGTCACTCGTCTCCAATAAGTAGGCCCTGCAGCAGAGCCGTTCTCCAAACACTCAAGATGGAATTGCTTTTTTATAGAATCAAAAACAATAGTTTCCTGATTATAGCAGATAGAGCTACATGAGTAAACCCTTCATACTTTATATCAAATACAATGTGTATGATACGTATTTCTAAAGCTTTGCAACAGAATTCTGTTTCTGTTTGGAAACAGCAAGTTTTTATTTCAAAAATGTCTTTTCATTAATGGGATCTCAATATCATTACCTGCAATAAATGTGTCAGAGGAAGCATTTTACAACTAACCTAGAAAGTGAAGAAAATCAGAGGATAAAAGGTCAGAAACCCACAACACAgaaacccacaacacacacacatttgacatCTTTACCAATATTGTATACAATGCTTTTAAAATCCAATGCATCCTACTTTTAGAAAGGATCGCCCGCTAGTTTTGGTCTTTTACATTAATGTATTCTTGTTTTAATGCCCAGAGCCAATTACAAAAACTAAGTGGAATCTCCAGTTATACATGTTGTTGTGTTTAGCCAGTTTGGAATGACAAAAATATACACTGTGCTTCTTAAATCGAACGGTTGGCAGCAATGCATCTCCTTTAATAACAATTGTACACATTCATgtcaacatataaacacaaacaggagTGTTGCGTTATGACAACCGCAAGCACCAATTAGCAGTGTAAACATCTATTCCAAAACATGTTGAGTGAAACCAGACAAAGAAACTCAACTATTAGCACAAAGCCCCACAAAAAgcatgaattaattaatttgccCCTTAATACAACTAAAGAAACAATAATCATTTGATTTGGATACCCCCATATAAACACACTTATTCCTAAAACTAGGAATAACCCGATATATTATCTGACtagattttataaaaaaatataaatactttCTCTCAAACGCTTTGTTGAAGACGGTAGAGCAAACTGCACTGACTTTAAAGACTGTTCTTGAGGAGATTACATCTACCCTTCTATTGTCCATTGTCAAATGCCAGGGTGGTCCATATGCACTATCCTTGTGATCTAAAGTGAAAGCAATTTATCATGGGAGCCTGGAGCCAGTTTTTTGAACGCTCATTTCAAAGTCTTGAATGTCCTTCTGGGATAGGGGCTGGACTTTACGAAGTTGGAAGCACTTGGGAAATCGTCCCTCGTGCACTAGCACTGAGACTTTCCGGAAACTTCACCTCAAATTCCACCACTAGGTCCCCTCGACGACCGGGAGACTTAGCGAGAGGTAGACCCTCTCCGGTGATCCGTCGCTTCATCCCGGGGCGGACTATGTCGCTGGTTGTCAGGGTTACCGTCCTGCCGTCCAATGTAGGCGCCCTCACAGTGCAGCCGCACAAGGCCTGGAAGGGTCAGAGGAGAGACGGAATAAAGCACTGTTCTTAGCGCAGCGATTACATTAAGAGTTGAAAATGTGTAGACAAAGTTTTtatccatttattattttatttacaatcaCATTAAAGGTGCAATATTATACCAccaagtgtgagtgtggttagccgttacaagccgtatTGGAAAtaggcctcttctgacatcacaagtgagcATGTCCACCCAGATGTTTGACGGATAGATGGGCAACGTtttctacagtccactgggtaggctggtagactgatctatccagcacacatctaggtagacacgcccacttgtgatgtctgaagaggccgattttcaaaacggcacCTTGAAGATTTGAAAGTGTGTCCGCACATGCCGTTTTTATACATTTccgtaaaaaaataatttaaagttGTGTACAAACGTACATCTCTAAGGGAGACTTTGGCGGGGTAAATGATGTCAGCGCCGTCCCGCCGGAACACCGGGTGGGGCTTGtccttcaaaacaaaaacaacatccgCCGGGATGTTGGTGGGCGTCTCATCGCCCTCCTTGGGGAAGGTGATCTTCGTGCCCTCCTTCCACCCCTTCTTTATCTCCACCTCCAGGATCTTGTCCTGGGTTCTCCAGCTCCGTCGGTCAGGGTTCAGCCGCTGGTGGGAGATCTTCATCTTCTTGACGCACCCGGAGAACACTTCTTCCAGGGTCACCTGGAGGTCATGCACCACAGGGGGGTCCTGACGTTTGGTCAAACTAGTGCCacctcccatcccccccatcccacccatcccccccatcccacTGCTAAAGGAGCGAGGGAGACCTCCCAGCCCACCACCGGACATCCCAAAGCGGGCGAAAGGGTCCTCCTGGTTCATTTCCTCATGAAAGCCCCCATTGCGGTTGCCAAATAATTGGTCAAATGGGTTACGTCCACCAAAGAATTCTGCAAAGACTGCATGTGGGTCCCCCTGGAACGTGTAGTTGAAGGTACCAGGAccccccgccccggcccccgtcgggcctcccccccccttcagacCTGGAAAGGAAGAGAGCAGAACAGTGAGATACAAGTATACCAGCTATCTGTGTTTTATCGTGTCTATTTCATTATTGTACTTCTCTAAATGGTTAATTTATGGAAGACGattcatataaaatgtttatttgttttgaaaaaacgAAAGACTATGTGAAACCGTTTTGTCGTTTGTGGTTCAATTAAAAAACGTTGATTGACATAAAGTGATAGATCACAGCTGAGTAATGCAGCATATAAAAGGGTGTGGGTCATTTATTAGCTTGGACTTTGATCGGGAGGAGCACTTTGTACAGATGTAAGGAACTTACATCTGTAAAGTTACTGAGTCTGCAAAGTTACTTCCAATCTCCATCGTTAGTGTAATGGCTTTTGAGAAAATTGCCTTTCTTTGGTTCAGAAAACATGGGAGTATTCGGCACGAGCTCCATGGCGTGCCTCAACTCCAATGGTAATGTGATTGACAGCATAAATAGTATTCGTTTCCATGTTGCCCTTCCATAATAATGTATTCGCGCTGTCATAGCCTAAACGCATCTATTTTGTAATAATTCTAAAACTATGTCCCACGCCAGATCCAGATCCGGGTCTTTCATACAAACACGTTTTCTGTTTACTTAGTTGCATCTAAGTGCAATAGAAACCGAGGACCATGTTGACACAAATCGGCGCGCCATGCCTCACTGGATACTGAGACAagctaataaataaaaaaaaatattgacgcaaaaacaacaacaacaacaacaacaacaataatttCAGCTTTGCATTTCGTGACATTTCGAACTGCCTTGAATGAGAACCGAACCTACCTTCTTCACCAAACCGATCATAGACATCTTTTTTCTTGGGGTCACTCAAAATGTCATACGCCTCTGCTATTTCTTTAAATTTATCCTCGGCTTCCGGCGACTTGTTCTTGTCGGGATGATACCGAAGGGCCTGCTTACGATAGGCCTTCTTTATATCGTCTACTGTGGCACTTTTCGTGATACCGAGCACATCGTAGTAATCTTTCCCCATGTCGACAGCAGAATGGGGTTGGTGCGGAGGCAGAAGCGGTGGAAACAAGTAGAAAAGTCGAACAGGTAATAACACGAATGCAACCAGACCGATTAAAAGTCCCACTAATCctaaacacacacggacagtgTCACTGTGAATGGCAACGTCCACCAACCGGGGACGTTATTTTGTACCCAGATACACAGAAAGCTCTAGAATGTTCTCCCATAATCCCGAACAGCCTCCAGGGTGTGTTGCGTTACCTCTGAAGTTCGACTCACACCCACGCCGGTGGGCGGAGCATTGTTGTGCCGTGCACGGACTTGTTATTATCACAGGGCTGTTTCGGATAACTATTTGGTGGCGTCATGGATGCGTCTCTGTGCCCGGACCGGGCCACCATGTCAATCTCTAGGGCAAACACGTCCACGGTACGCCCCCGTACAGCAATGCAGGCCACCCCTCGTCCGGTAGACTTGTTTGATTGCGAACGTCAAGCTTTTGGGGGTAGTGAGCGTGTTTATTTTAGACATCGTCCTAA
Coding sequences:
- the dnajb1b gene encoding dnaJ homolog subfamily B member 1 — translated: MGKDYYDVLGITKSATVDDIKKAYRKQALRYHPDKNKSPEAEDKFKEIAEAYDILSDPKKKDVYDRFGEEGLKGGGGPTGAGAGGPGTFNYTFQGDPHAVFAEFFGGRNPFDQLFGNRNGGFHEEMNQEDPFARFGMSGGGLGGLPRSFSSGMGGMGGMGGMGGGTSLTKRQDPPVVHDLQVTLEEVFSGCVKKMKISHQRLNPDRRSWRTQDKILEVEIKKGWKEGTKITFPKEGDETPTNIPADVVFVLKDKPHPVFRRDGADIIYPAKVSLRDALCGCTVRAPTLDGRTVTLTTSDIVRPGMKRRITGEGLPLAKSPGRRGDLVVEFEVKFPESLSASARGTISQVLPTS